The genomic window CTGCCCGACCCCAACCCTGGCCTtgcaccccctggggcacatgCTGGGTTCACTGCTGTGCCCGGACCATGGAGCGATAAGCTTGTATAATCTCCTGGCTGTTGGGGCAGGTGTATTTGAACTCCTTGGTTTCGTTGGCACTGTTGAGGTACCGCCACACGCCCTGCAGGTCCTTGGGGATCCCAAAGTGGCGGTAGTGCTGGCCTATGACCTGTGAGCAGAAACAGGAGGAGCCTTGCCTGGTACTGTGCGCCAAGGAGGGCCCAGCTGCCAGGAAAGGAACCAGCTGGGAAGGGGGGCAAGGGGCCCAGGGGCCACACTTGAAGGCTGGCACTTGGGAGGagatgcagagcagagtgggttCTGTGTGAAGGCATTGTACCTCTGGCTCCTGGGAAGGGGGATGCCAGAGGACACAGGGCTGACAGAGCATTTGTAAAAGGAGCACAGGGTTGCTGCAGGCTCCAAGGGGAAAGTGAGACCACGAGGCCAGTGGCctggaggtgccaggaaaagcagaacatGGTGCCAGGATGCCCCTGGTTACCTGAACAATGTTGAGCTTGGGCAGTAGGTTGCAGTCGGCCAACGTGAGGTGGTCTCCATCAAGGAAGCGTCGCTGGGAGGCCTGGAGTTGGGGGTCCTGGGCCAGCTCGTGCTCCAGAGGGGCACTCAGGTACTCATCCAGCTTCAGCAGGGCCCGCAGCAGGCTCCGCTGCAGCACTATGGGGAGGGCAGCTGGGTCAGGGCAcagggctcctgctctgctgtgatcCCTTTGCCAGCCCAGAcctgtgcccaggctggcacCTGGTCCTTGCCCTCCCACAGAGACCTTGTAATGACCTGCGTGGGTGGGGGGGACTGGGAGGACTCCGTGTGACCTGGCTAGGCTTTGGGGTGGTGACACCTCAGAGGTTGCATGGGGTGCTTTCTGACCCACTCCTCACCCTCATCCTGGGCAGGCACCGGGTTCTTGATGAAGGCAGAGAACTTGTGGAAGATGTCATTCCCAGCCAGGCTTGACTCCTGATACCGTGGGACCAGACTGGGGCACCTGTGGGGACATGGGCACAGCTGAGGCAGGTGTCAGGGGCCAACAGGCTCACATCCTGTCAGCCCCCTCCTGTCTCAGCCTATCCTGCCCCTCTTTGGCCCCTTGATCCTctcagggcagtgctgcccactgACGTAG from Pithys albifrons albifrons isolate INPA30051 chromosome 20, PitAlb_v1, whole genome shotgun sequence includes these protein-coding regions:
- the CLIC3 gene encoding chloride intracellular channel protein 3, with the translated sequence MAEKPQIQLFIKASEDGESIGHCPFCQRLFMVLLLKGVPFTLTTVDMKRGLDVLKNFAPGAQLPVLLYNGEPKTDTVTIEEFLEDQLGPPTCPSLVPRYQESSLAGNDIFHKFSAFIKNPVPAQDEVLQRSLLRALLKLDEYLSAPLEHELAQDPQLQASQRRFLDGDHLTLADCNLLPKLNIVQVIGQHYRHFGIPKDLQGVWRYLNSANETKEFKYTCPNSQEIIQAYRSMVRAQQ